The proteins below are encoded in one region of Brassica napus cultivar Da-Ae chromosome A6, Da-Ae, whole genome shotgun sequence:
- the LOC106395458 gene encoding spermidine hydroxycinnamoyl transferase-like — MAPIILRNIYTIVPSEPTWAGCFPLAEWDLVGTITHVPTVYFYNKPSELFQGNVVETLRNSLSRALFHFYPMAGRLKWLPRGRLELDCNAEGVSFMEAESEAKLSDFNDFSPTPEFEKLVPQVNYKHPIETIPLFLAQVTRFKCGGISLGVSISHAVVDGQSAFHFLSEWGRIARGEPLETTPFLDRKILWTGKPLPPFASPPQCERKGFEQPPLLIGETDNVEERKKKTTVEILKLSKTLIEKLRSRVNTSEYADPARGFTRYETVAGHVWRCASKARGHSPEQPTSLGICVDTRSRVQPPLPRGYFGNATINAVARSTSGELISNGLGFAAEKISEAIKSVTNEYVMTGIEYLKNHEDLKTFQDIHALGSTDGPFYGNPNLGLVSWLTLPMYGLDFGWGKEVHMGPCTHDGDGGSLLLPDKNDDGSLILATCLQVAHMEAFKKHLYEDI; from the exons ATGGCTCCTATCATCCTAAGAAATATTTATACCATCGTACCCTCTGAACCTACATGGGCCGGTTGTTTTCCATTAGCCGAATGGGATCTAGTTGGTACAATAACTCACGTTCCTACCGTTTACTTCTATAACAAGCCATCTGAATTGTTCCAGGGCAATGTAGTCGAAACCCTAAGAAACTCGTTGAGCCGTGCGCTTTTTCACTTCTACCCTATGGCCGGCCGTCTTAAGTGGCTCCCTCGGGGGCGGTTAGAGCTTGATTGTAACGCGGAGGGAGTGTCATTCATGGAAGCCGAGTCCGAGGCAAAACTTTCAGATTTCAACGATTTCTCTCCAACGCCAGAATTTGAGAAACTTGTTCCGCAAGTAAACTACAAACACCCTATTGAAACGATCCCTCTCTTCTTAGCTCAGGTCACCAGATTTAAATGCGGCGGAATAAGCCTCGGCGTCAGCATTTCACACGCGGTGGTCGACGGACAGAGCGCGTTTCACTTCTTGTCTGAATGGGGAAGAATCGCTCGCGGGGAACCTCTTGAAACCACTCCATTTCTCGACCGCAAAATCCTCTGGACTGGTAAACCGCTTCCGCCGTTTGCCTCCCCACCTCAGTGCGAACGCAAAGGGTTTGAACAGCCACCGTTGCTGATCGGAGAAACGGACAAtgtagaagaaagaaagaagaaaacaactGTAGAGATACTAAAACTTAGCAAAACTCTGATTGAGAAGCTTAGAAGCAGAGTGAATACAAGTGAATACGCTGACCCAGCTAGAGGGTTTACAAGGTACGAGACGGTCGCGGGACATGTGTGGAGGTGCGCGTCTAAAGCACGTGGGCACTCCCCAGAACAACCCACGTCTCTGGGAATCTGTGTAGATACTCGTAGTCGGGTGCAGCCACCTTTACCACGCGGCTACTTTGGCAATGCCACTATTAATGCGGTCGCAAGAAGCACCTCAG GTGAACTCATATCGAATGGGTTGGGTTTCGCGGCCGAAAAAATTAGTGAAGCCATAAAGAGTGTGACAAACGAATACGTAATGACTGGAATAGAGTATCTAAAAAACCATGAGGATCTGAAGACGTTTCAAGATATACATGCGTTGGGCAGCACGGACGGTCCATTCTACGGAAACCCTAATCTTGGACTTGTGAGCTGGTTAACTCTACCAATGTACGGCCTTGATTTCGGGTGGGGAAAGGAGGTCCACATGGGACCATGCACGCATGACGGCGACGGGGGCTCTCTGCTACTACCTGATAAAAATGATGACGGCTCGCTGATTCTCGCCACGTGTCTACAGGTAGCTCACATGGAGGCCTTCAAGAAACACTTATATGAAGATATCTAG